The proteins below come from a single Kiritimatiellia bacterium genomic window:
- the folP gene encoding dihydropteroate synthase — protein sequence MGVLNVTPDSFSDGGRYADPERAAARAAQMIAEGADIIDIGGESSRPGALPVGTDMELRRVLPVIERLRSEKDVFISVDTRKSVVAEAALRAGAHIINDISALEDDRGMAETVRRYGAGLILMHKKGEPRNMQDDPRYENVADEVLAYLKERIGVLSAAGIEPARIAVDPGIGFGKSAGHNIELIGRMEKMTACGRPVVMGLSRKSFLGGITGRPVNERLAASLGALAYCVLKGANIMRVHDVKESRDVLKVLNALNRSGENRTC from the coding sequence ATGGGGGTTCTGAATGTTACCCCCGATTCTTTTTCGGATGGCGGGCGATACGCCGACCCGGAAAGGGCCGCGGCCCGTGCGGCGCAAATGATCGCGGAAGGGGCGGATATTATTGATATAGGGGGGGAATCTTCGCGGCCGGGCGCTTTGCCCGTTGGGACGGACATGGAGTTGCGCCGCGTCCTGCCGGTTATTGAACGGTTGCGGTCCGAAAAGGATGTGTTCATATCCGTTGATACCAGGAAAAGCGTTGTGGCCGAGGCGGCCCTGCGCGCCGGCGCGCATATTATTAACGATATATCGGCGCTTGAGGACGACCGCGGCATGGCGGAAACGGTCCGCCGGTACGGGGCCGGCCTGATTCTTATGCATAAAAAGGGCGAACCGCGCAACATGCAGGATGATCCTCGGTACGAAAACGTTGCGGATGAGGTTCTCGCCTATTTAAAAGAACGCATCGGGGTTTTATCGGCGGCAGGGATTGAGCCCGCGCGCATCGCCGTTGATCCGGGCATCGGGTTCGGCAAATCCGCCGGGCATAATATTGAACTGATCGGGCGCATGGAAAAAATGACCGCGTGCGGCCGGCCGGTTGTTATGGGCCTCTCGCGCAAATCTTTTCTGGGCGGGATCACCGGCCGGCCCGTCAATGAGCGCCTGGCCGCCAGTCTGGGCGCGCTGGCTTATTGCGTTTTGAAAGGGGCGAATATAATGAGAGTGCACGACGTCAAAGAGTCGCGCGACGTGCTGAAAGTCTTAAACGCCTTGAACCGTTCGGGGGAAAACCGCACATGTTGA
- a CDS encoding ABC transporter ATP-binding protein: MSSIITTQNLTKRFGSLTAVDNLSLTVPDGSIFAFLGPNGAGKTTTIKLLLNLIAPDNGASEIFGVQSKNLGPKEFDQIGYVSENQKLYEWMTVKQLTAFCKPLYPAWDDAFCNRLVKQFDLPLDRSINGFSRGMKIKTAFLVSLAYRPRLLVLDEPFTGLDPLVRDELIQGILELTEAERWTVFISSHDIHEVETLADMVGFLDRGKLKLSESLDSLQTRFRKATVTLSAPLAALPVNLPPAWLQVEHENRAVAFIDSAYEEKTRHDSIHRIFPDCANIETVGMTLREIFVALAKNYKMEA; this comes from the coding sequence ATGAGCAGCATCATCACAACCCAGAACCTGACAAAACGATTCGGCTCTCTCACGGCGGTTGACAATCTTTCACTGACAGTGCCGGACGGCAGCATTTTCGCTTTTCTCGGTCCGAACGGCGCGGGCAAGACCACCACCATCAAACTGCTCCTGAATCTTATCGCGCCGGACAACGGCGCATCGGAAATATTCGGCGTGCAATCCAAAAACCTCGGGCCAAAGGAATTTGATCAAATCGGCTATGTTTCTGAAAACCAGAAACTATACGAGTGGATGACCGTAAAACAATTGACCGCCTTTTGCAAGCCGCTGTATCCGGCCTGGGATGACGCCTTTTGCAACAGACTGGTTAAACAATTTGACCTGCCGCTTGACCGGTCAATAAACGGTTTTTCGCGCGGCATGAAAATCAAGACCGCCTTCCTCGTTTCCCTTGCCTATCGTCCGCGCCTGCTGGTGCTGGACGAACCCTTCACCGGTCTTGATCCGCTGGTGCGGGACGAGTTGATCCAGGGAATCCTTGAACTGACCGAGGCCGAGCGCTGGACGGTCTTTATCTCATCGCATGATATTCACGAGGTGGAAACACTGGCCGACATGGTCGGTTTTCTGGACCGGGGCAAACTTAAACTCTCCGAATCGCTGGATTCTCTACAAACGCGTTTCAGGAAAGCGACCGTTACGCTCTCCGCGCCGCTGGCAGCGTTGCCGGTAAATTTACCGCCGGCATGGCTTCAGGTTGAACATGAAAACCGCGCCGTGGCGTTCATTGACAGCGCCTATGAGGAAAAAACCAGGCATGATTCCATCCACCGGATTTTTCCGGATTGCGCAAATATTGAAACAGTCGGCATGACCCTGCGGGAGATATTCGTCGCGCTGGCAAAAAATTACAAAATGGAGGCATAA
- the ftsH gene encoding ATP-dependent zinc metalloprotease FtsH, translated as FLFVRQMRAVGSGALSFGKSRARLLTRDRNKITFKEVAGIDEAQEEVEEIVEFLKDPKKFQSLGGQMPKGVLLMGPPGTGKTLLAKAIAGQADVPFFSISGSDFVEMFVGVGASRVRDMFEQGKKNAPCIIFIDEIDAVGRSRFSGIGGGHDEREQTLNALLVEMDGFESRDGVIIIAATNRSDVLDPALLRPGRFDRQIVIDLPVMEGREAILKIHAKKFTLAPKADLKRLARGTPGFAGADLANLLNEAALLASRQGKKAIDNRDLEEARDKVRWGRERRSHVLDDEEKKLTAYHESGHALVLQMVEKKEPLHKITIIPRGTAYLGATMQLPEKDRYTESLLKLKGTLTGLMGGRAAEELVLGDITTGAGNDLKQATHLARLMVCNWGMSGELGPQTFGAQEELLFLGREIARNQDFSEDTSRRIDAEVNRLLMEAHQQAGEILRRNRDKLDLIAKLLIENETLDGRDVEDIVKYGRVLSEEEREKPESKNEAGSGASPLPDAAQKTSDAGESQPARGEG; from the coding sequence ATTTTCTTTTCGTGCGCCAGATGCGGGCGGTCGGCTCCGGCGCGCTGAGTTTCGGCAAAAGCCGCGCGCGGCTGCTGACCCGCGACCGCAACAAAATAACGTTCAAGGAAGTGGCGGGCATAGACGAAGCCCAGGAAGAAGTTGAGGAAATTGTTGAATTTCTGAAGGACCCGAAAAAGTTCCAGTCGCTCGGCGGGCAGATGCCCAAAGGCGTTCTCCTGATGGGGCCGCCCGGCACGGGAAAAACCCTGCTGGCAAAAGCCATTGCCGGACAGGCGGACGTGCCTTTTTTCAGCATCAGCGGCTCTGATTTCGTGGAGATGTTTGTCGGCGTCGGCGCTTCGCGTGTACGCGACATGTTTGAACAGGGCAAGAAAAACGCGCCCTGCATAATTTTTATTGACGAAATTGACGCCGTGGGCCGCAGCCGGTTCAGCGGCATCGGCGGCGGACACGACGAGCGCGAACAGACCTTGAACGCACTCCTTGTGGAGATGGATGGTTTTGAAAGCCGGGACGGCGTCATTATTATCGCCGCGACCAATCGGTCGGACGTGCTGGATCCGGCCCTGCTGCGCCCCGGGCGCTTTGACCGGCAGATTGTCATAGATTTGCCGGTGATGGAAGGCCGCGAGGCCATTCTTAAAATCCACGCGAAAAAATTCACACTGGCGCCGAAAGCCGATCTCAAGCGCCTGGCGCGCGGCACGCCCGGTTTTGCGGGGGCCGACCTCGCCAACCTGCTGAACGAGGCGGCCTTGCTCGCCTCCCGGCAGGGGAAGAAAGCGATAGACAATCGCGACCTTGAGGAAGCGCGCGACAAGGTCCGCTGGGGGCGCGAGCGCCGCAGTCATGTGCTGGATGATGAGGAGAAAAAACTGACCGCTTATCACGAGTCGGGGCACGCCCTTGTTTTGCAAATGGTGGAGAAAAAGGAGCCGTTGCACAAGATAACGATTATTCCCCGCGGCACGGCTTATCTCGGCGCGACCATGCAGCTGCCTGAAAAAGACCGCTACACGGAAAGCCTGCTGAAACTGAAAGGGACCCTGACCGGCCTCATGGGCGGCCGCGCGGCGGAAGAGCTGGTTTTAGGCGATATCACCACCGGCGCGGGCAACGACCTGAAACAGGCCACCCATCTGGCAAGACTGATGGTATGCAACTGGGGCATGAGCGGCGAGCTCGGGCCGCAGACTTTCGGGGCGCAGGAGGAACTGCTGTTTCTCGGGCGGGAAATAGCCCGCAATCAGGATTTCAGCGAAGACACCTCGCGCCGGATTGATGCGGAAGTCAACCGGCTCCTGATGGAAGCCCATCAGCAGGCCGGCGAAATTCTCCGGCGAAACCGCGACAAACTTGACCTGATTGCGAAACTTTTGATTGAAAACGAAACTCTTGACGGCCGGGACGTTGAGGATATCGTCAAATACGGGCGCGTGTTGTCCGAAGAAGAGCGGGAGAAACCGGAGTCGAAGAACGAAGCCGGCTCCGGCGCAAGCCCCCTTCCGGATGCGGCGCAGAAAACATCTGATGCCGGGGAAAGCCAGCCGGCGCGCGGCGAAGGTTGA
- a CDS encoding type II toxin-antitoxin system RelE/ParE family toxin: MNIRFLSLARQELDDAYAWYEREAFGLGFELLDKIDRTIHRIKAYPYSCEEFTAGLRRALVSRFPYGLIYGLEGNTIVVVAIAHLHREPYYWIDRVR, translated from the coding sequence ATGAATATTCGTTTTCTATCCCTGGCTCGGCAGGAATTGGATGATGCCTACGCTTGGTATGAGAGAGAAGCGTTCGGCTTGGGGTTTGAATTACTGGACAAAATCGACCGGACAATTCATCGGATTAAAGCCTACCCTTACTCGTGCGAGGAATTTACCGCCGGCCTCCGTCGCGCTTTGGTCAGCCGCTTTCCCTACGGCCTGATCTATGGCTTGGAAGGCAATACCATTGTGGTTGTGGCCATCGCGCATTTACATCGCGAGCCTTATTACTGGATTGATAGAGTCCGCTGA
- a CDS encoding addiction module protein: MQMTTHEVAEKVKALPDMEKLALVDQILIQLDRPDPEIDKAWAAESQKRWQAYREGHADSMPYADVMAKYRRP, from the coding sequence ATGCAAATGACAACGCATGAAGTTGCTGAAAAAGTCAAAGCTTTACCTGATATGGAGAAATTGGCCTTGGTGGATCAGATCCTGATCCAATTGGACCGGCCTGACCCAGAAATCGACAAGGCGTGGGCGGCGGAATCTCAAAAGCGCTGGCAGGCGTACCGCGAAGGGCATGCGGATAGCATGCCATATGCTGATGTCATGGCAAAATACCGGCGCCCATGA
- a CDS encoding GntR family transcriptional regulator codes for MVPFKIELKAGIPIYEQVVYAVKKAVAFGRLVPGDRLPSVRNLSQDLKINPNTAQKAMSRLIHEKIVEVRPGIGCTVAAIPAAPAEQRAKILETKIEELVVDAKQLGMNAKELAQAVQKQWTK; via the coding sequence ATGGTCCCTTTTAAAATTGAGCTAAAAGCCGGGATTCCCATTTATGAGCAGGTAGTCTATGCCGTCAAAAAGGCCGTCGCTTTCGGCCGGCTTGTTCCCGGCGACCGGCTTCCCTCTGTGCGCAACTTAAGCCAGGACTTGAAAATCAATCCGAACACAGCGCAGAAAGCCATGTCGCGCCTGATCCACGAAAAAATCGTTGAAGTCCGCCCCGGCATCGGCTGCACGGTGGCCGCCATTCCCGCCGCCCCCGCCGAACAACGCGCAAAAATTCTGGAAACCAAAATTGAAGAGCTGGTCGTGGACGCAAAACAGCTGGGGATGAACGCAAAGGAACTGGCGCAGGCCGTGCAGAAACAATGGACAAAATGA
- a CDS encoding DNA methyltransferase has product MFGEKVFDTTKPTLLVRYLIEAVCWNDKNAIVLDSFAGSGTTAHAVLAQNKEDGGNRCFILIECEDYADTITAERIRRVIKGVPEAKDKTLKKGLGGTFSFFKLGKPLELESILDGDSMPTYEELARYVFYTATGEEFDPAFAKAAAGRDKTDDKYKNFIGESKNYQVYLFYEPDIAKLKNLALTLDMAKNLPALKKDKRRLVFAPTKYLDQEHLDQYRIDFAQLPFEIYELTR; this is encoded by the coding sequence ATTTTTGGTGAAAAGGTTTTTGACACTACTAAGCCCACATTACTTGTTAGATATCTTATCGAGGCGGTTTGCTGGAACGACAAAAATGCTATCGTGTTGGACTCATTTGCTGGGTCTGGTACTACGGCTCATGCGGTTCTGGCCCAGAACAAGGAAGATGGTGGCAATCGCTGCTTCATCCTGATCGAATGCGAGGACTACGCTGATACGATCACGGCGGAGCGCATTCGCCGCGTTATCAAAGGCGTCCCAGAGGCAAAGGATAAAACGCTCAAGAAAGGGCTCGGCGGGACGTTCAGTTTCTTCAAACTCGGCAAGCCGCTTGAACTGGAAAGTATTCTTGACGGCGACAGCATGCCAACTTATGAAGAGCTTGCCCGTTACGTGTTTTATACGGCCACCGGCGAGGAATTTGATCCCGCCTTCGCCAAAGCTGCGGCGGGCAGGGACAAGACCGATGACAAATACAAAAACTTTATCGGCGAGAGTAAAAATTACCAGGTTTATCTGTTCTACGAGCCGGATATTGCAAAGCTGAAGAATCTGGCGTTGACGCTGGACATGGCAAAGAATCTTCCGGCCTTAAAGAAGGATAAGCGGCGTTTAGTCTTCGCGCCGACAAAGTATCTGGACCAGGAGCACCTTGACCAGTATCGAATTGATTTCGCGCAATTGCCTTTTGAGATTTATGAACTGACGCGGTAA
- a CDS encoding DUF2059 domain-containing protein: MKRILAVALAAAIGIQFAFSQEQQPKRALAEELLVLMKVNETIEQSFAMVKQMTASRLDMTAQAAGQTEASADVINKTGQVMEIIFKELSWDNIKEDYIALYADSFTEEELRGMIAFYKTPVGQAMAQKTPELTKKSMELSQKRMVRIMPKIQAMMQELKHAPQAPAPQPGTDQ; this comes from the coding sequence ATGAAAAGAATCCTGGCGGTGGCGTTGGCGGCGGCAATCGGAATTCAATTCGCTTTTTCACAGGAACAACAACCCAAGCGGGCCCTGGCCGAGGAACTGCTTGTCCTGATGAAAGTCAATGAAACCATTGAGCAATCTTTTGCCATGGTGAAACAGATGACAGCCAGCCGGCTTGACATGACGGCGCAAGCAGCCGGCCAGACCGAGGCGTCGGCGGATGTTATCAACAAAACCGGACAGGTAATGGAGATAATCTTCAAGGAACTGAGCTGGGATAACATAAAGGAAGACTATATCGCCCTCTATGCCGACTCTTTCACCGAAGAGGAACTGCGCGGCATGATCGCCTTCTATAAGACTCCGGTCGGACAGGCCATGGCGCAGAAAACGCCGGAATTGACCAAAAAAAGCATGGAATTAAGCCAGAAGAGGATGGTCAGAATCATGCCGAAAATCCAGGCCATGATGCAGGAACTCAAACACGCGCCGCAAGCTCCAGCGCCCCAACCAGGAACAGACCAGTAA
- the cdaA gene encoding diadenylate cyclase CdaA, producing the protein MLTTGIFPDFNGLVEIICLALAFYYVFYFLQGTRGAPMMAGLVMIFIISYAATRFFRLEALAWLLERLSVYLAVALLIIFQPEIRHALAELGKRHFFGTFVPEPSLVDRIVQAVNLLANRRIGALIAIERSIGTRPIQETGVKTDSAVTPELLASIFYPHTPLHDGGVIISGGRIVAAKCTFPLSQQADLSRMVGTRHRAAAGMSDETDAIVVVVSEENGFISIGHKGRLIQNLDDDQLRRFLSGVLLRSVTRVSRLTRVTEWMSHIMKMNKQGKPRAQGA; encoded by the coding sequence ATGTTGACGACCGGCATATTTCCTGATTTTAACGGGTTGGTGGAAATTATATGCCTGGCCCTGGCCTTTTACTACGTGTTTTATTTTCTGCAGGGCACGCGCGGCGCGCCGATGATGGCCGGGCTTGTCATGATTTTCATCATTTCTTACGCGGCCACGCGTTTTTTCCGTCTGGAGGCCCTGGCCTGGCTGCTGGAAAGATTATCGGTTTATCTGGCCGTGGCCCTGCTGATTATTTTCCAGCCTGAAATCCGCCATGCGCTGGCCGAGTTGGGCAAGCGGCATTTTTTCGGCACTTTTGTGCCCGAACCGTCGCTGGTTGACCGGATTGTGCAGGCCGTCAACCTGCTGGCCAACCGCCGGATCGGGGCGCTCATTGCGATAGAGCGTTCTATCGGCACGCGCCCCATCCAGGAAACCGGCGTGAAAACAGACAGCGCGGTGACGCCGGAACTGCTGGCCTCTATCTTTTATCCGCATACGCCGCTGCACGATGGCGGCGTAATTATTTCGGGCGGCCGCATCGTGGCGGCCAAATGCACTTTTCCTCTCTCCCAGCAGGCGGATTTGAGCCGGATGGTCGGCACCCGCCACCGGGCGGCGGCCGGCATGTCCGATGAAACCGACGCGATCGTGGTGGTCGTATCGGAGGAAAACGGATTCATTTCAATCGGCCATAAGGGCCGTCTGATCCAGAATCTTGATGACGACCAGTTGCGCCGGTTTTTGTCGGGCGTCTTGCTGCGCTCCGTAACCCGGGTGAGCCGGCTGACGAGGGTTACGGAATGGATGAGCCATATTATGAAAATGAACAAACAGGGCAAACCGCGCGCGCAGGGCGCCTGA
- a CDS encoding helix-turn-helix domain-containing protein, with protein sequence METIGQKLKNTREKKKLAAADVARAIKAKTEYITAMERDDFDKLIAPIYARGFIKLYAQYVGLDPAPLLRQFDGAAGGGGGPPVRPAPEAPAGKRVSAPEKRRVIKIKLAALMAEAARIKLPDLIRLKIPALKPAVLPGKKKMAVVIAVVFLIAVLPILVRQIISLDAGIRVPPSGRWLEDPPDPYLEIPPSETVPAERGAPSP encoded by the coding sequence ATGGAAACCATAGGACAGAAATTAAAAAACACCCGCGAAAAAAAGAAACTAGCCGCCGCCGACGTCGCCAGGGCCATCAAGGCCAAGACCGAATATATTACGGCGATGGAAAGGGACGATTTTGATAAATTGATCGCGCCAATCTATGCGCGCGGATTCATTAAGCTTTACGCCCAATACGTCGGACTTGATCCGGCGCCGCTCCTGCGCCAGTTTGACGGGGCGGCCGGCGGCGGGGGGGGGCCTCCGGTCCGGCCCGCGCCGGAGGCGCCGGCCGGGAAAAGAGTCTCGGCGCCGGAAAAACGCCGCGTGATTAAAATCAAGCTTGCCGCCCTGATGGCTGAGGCCGCCCGGATCAAACTGCCGGATTTAATCCGTTTGAAAATTCCGGCGTTGAAGCCGGCCGTGCTGCCCGGCAAAAAGAAAATGGCGGTTGTTATCGCGGTGGTTTTCCTGATTGCCGTCCTGCCCATTCTTGTCAGGCAGATTATCTCTCTGGACGCCGGAATACGGGTGCCGCCGTCCGGCCGCTGGCTGGAGGATCCCCCTGATCCTTACCTTGAAATCCCCCCTTCGGAAACGGTTCCCGCGGAACGCGGCGCGCCGTCCCCGTAA
- a CDS encoding CdaR family protein — protein MREIILNNIRLKLLALVLAVFSWYAIRETINNEIVIPDIPVEFKIGDGWAVLRQSSDAVRVTFRGSQDNIRLLDHKQIKALVDLRDNSRAGSYDARLRLEDIKGAPGVRPVRIEPEIIQISTDRESEKTVPVKSRTTGNPLVGEVEKTVCEPAVVLLRGPAQQLMQTEWVHTEPVDVDGRLESFVKRCRVLPPSNTWTPVIEPAEVNVSVQIAVKNDVLELENIPVEAVVRPAAAFKVETIPDKVNIVLTGKTEKIEELKKSAPKVFVDCVGLDPSLTYDLPVLIFLPAGDNITASADPSFVHVIFKK, from the coding sequence ATGCGGGAAATTATCCTTAACAATATTCGTCTCAAATTACTGGCGCTGGTGCTGGCGGTTTTTTCATGGTATGCCATCCGCGAGACGATCAATAACGAAATCGTTATTCCGGATATTCCGGTGGAATTCAAGATCGGCGACGGCTGGGCGGTGTTGCGGCAGTCTTCCGATGCGGTGCGGGTAACCTTCCGCGGCTCTCAGGACAACATCCGTTTGCTTGACCATAAACAAATCAAGGCGCTGGTGGATTTACGCGACAATTCGCGGGCCGGGTCTTACGACGCGCGTCTCCGTCTTGAGGACATCAAGGGCGCCCCCGGCGTGCGGCCGGTGCGGATTGAGCCGGAAATCATTCAGATCAGCACCGACCGCGAATCGGAAAAAACGGTTCCGGTCAAGAGCCGCACGACCGGCAATCCGCTGGTCGGGGAGGTGGAAAAAACGGTCTGCGAGCCGGCGGTGGTGCTGTTGCGCGGTCCGGCCCAGCAGTTGATGCAGACCGAATGGGTCCACACGGAGCCGGTGGATGTTGACGGCAGGCTGGAATCTTTTGTCAAGCGCTGCCGGGTTCTGCCACCGAGCAATACCTGGACGCCGGTCATAGAACCCGCCGAGGTGAACGTCAGCGTGCAGATTGCCGTAAAGAACGACGTCCTTGAGCTTGAAAATATTCCCGTTGAGGCGGTGGTCCGTCCGGCGGCAGCATTCAAGGTGGAAACCATCCCCGATAAGGTTAATATTGTGCTGACAGGTAAAACCGAAAAAATTGAGGAGTTGAAAAAATCAGCGCCGAAAGTTTTTGTTGATTGCGTCGGGCTTGATCCTTCGCTTACTTATGATTTGCCGGTCCTTATTTTTCTGCCGGCGGGCGATAATATAACCGCCTCGGCCGATCCGTCTTTTGTTCACGTGATTTTCAAGAAATAA
- a CDS encoding DNA translocase FtsK yields MSPPRINGRAGIRELWGLALLTISVLMVLAAVSYRSGDISLLRMPPNDPPLNYIGPAGAWFIFVSLMVFGAAALFLPIFCFGLGLLLLLRPDEPVRPWALWGAAAIAASSALLTIHSSGWETLCARFNITGFSGGLAGWLLADQFLSALFGSAGATVILSALLVTALVMGVGLARLRTLAGRAVGMCLLMRAQIKTALDARRSRLEKITVEEREIAKKRAALEKAMRREKAIADVAPVRDEPSPAAAVESRATAAAPAPAPPPQTEKRGKPRPAVDSQPAAAASPPCPPPADQAYQLPPLSLLHPLPTDKERRMQDDPATTAKVLIETLAEFGIESEIKHVEQGPVVTRYELLPAAGVRVERIGQLTNNLALTLKATSVRVQAPIPGKGVVGIEVPNSSATRVYLREILEGETWRNSRAEIPIVLGKDVGGKDVIPDLAAMPHLLIAGATGSGKTVCMNSILAGLLMSRTPAQLRLMLIDPKLVEFAAYNDLPHLIVPVITDPKKVVFGLRWAINEMEKRYKLFARSGVRNIQGYNSRPIAQEMLPPLGAEEAAEKMPERLPYIVIVIDELADLMMVAQADVENHIARLAQLSRAVGIHMILATQRPSVNIITGTIKANFPARLSFQVAQKVDSRTILDTTGADKLLGRGDMLFLQPVSSKLTRAQGALTGDDDIHAIVNFIKERSQPNYELAIKQHLEKAEGVDFSGDDSIDEDLLEAAVQIIRETRRASVSLLQRRLKIGYNRAGRLMDRLEEKGFVGPVHGSDPREILIDLDAQNTSNVQEQQGEI; encoded by the coding sequence ATGTCACCGCCACGGATTAACGGAAGAGCCGGCATACGCGAATTATGGGGGCTGGCCCTGCTGACTATCAGCGTTCTGATGGTTTTGGCGGCGGTTTCCTACCGGAGCGGCGATATATCCCTGCTCCGAATGCCGCCCAATGATCCGCCGCTGAATTATATCGGCCCGGCGGGCGCCTGGTTCATATTTGTCAGCCTGATGGTTTTCGGCGCGGCCGCCCTCTTTCTGCCGATCTTTTGCTTCGGCCTGGGGTTACTGCTGCTCCTGCGCCCGGACGAGCCGGTCAGGCCGTGGGCGCTCTGGGGCGCGGCCGCGATTGCCGCGTCCAGCGCGCTTTTGACGATCCACTCTTCCGGGTGGGAAACACTTTGCGCGAGGTTCAATATCACCGGTTTCAGCGGGGGACTGGCGGGCTGGCTGCTGGCTGATCAGTTTTTGTCAGCTTTGTTCGGCAGCGCCGGCGCGACGGTAATCCTGTCCGCCCTGCTTGTTACGGCGCTGGTTATGGGCGTCGGCTTGGCCCGTTTACGGACGCTGGCCGGGCGGGCCGTCGGCATGTGCCTCTTGATGCGGGCGCAAATCAAAACGGCATTGGATGCCCGCCGGTCCCGGCTGGAAAAAATTACCGTTGAAGAACGTGAAATTGCCAAAAAACGCGCGGCCCTTGAAAAAGCCATGCGGCGGGAAAAAGCAATTGCGGATGTGGCGCCCGTTCGCGATGAGCCTTCGCCGGCCGCGGCGGTTGAAAGCAGGGCGACTGCGGCAGCGCCGGCGCCAGCGCCGCCGCCGCAGACGGAAAAACGCGGGAAACCCCGGCCGGCCGTTGACAGCCAGCCGGCGGCCGCCGCTTCGCCGCCGTGCCCTCCGCCGGCCGATCAGGCGTATCAACTTCCGCCGCTTTCCCTGTTACATCCTTTGCCGACCGACAAGGAGCGCCGCATGCAGGATGATCCTGCAACCACGGCCAAGGTTTTAATAGAAACCCTGGCCGAGTTCGGCATAGAAAGCGAAATCAAACATGTTGAGCAGGGCCCGGTTGTAACCCGTTATGAGCTTTTGCCGGCGGCCGGGGTGCGCGTTGAAAGAATCGGCCAATTGACCAATAACCTGGCTCTTACCCTGAAGGCCACCAGCGTTCGCGTGCAGGCCCCCATCCCGGGCAAGGGGGTCGTCGGCATTGAGGTGCCGAATTCGTCGGCCACAAGAGTGTATTTGCGGGAGATTTTGGAAGGTGAGACCTGGCGCAACAGCCGCGCGGAAATACCGATTGTTCTGGGAAAAGATGTCGGCGGCAAAGACGTTATTCCCGACCTGGCGGCCATGCCCCATCTCCTGATTGCCGGCGCGACCGGTTCGGGCAAGACCGTCTGCATGAATTCAATTCTGGCCGGGTTGCTGATGTCCCGGACGCCGGCCCAGCTGCGCCTGATGCTTATTGACCCCAAGCTGGTTGAATTCGCGGCCTATAATGACCTGCCGCACCTTATTGTCCCCGTGATAACCGACCCGAAAAAAGTGGTCTTCGGTCTGCGCTGGGCCATCAATGAAATGGAAAAGAGATACAAGTTGTTTGCCCGTTCCGGCGTGCGGAATATCCAGGGCTACAACAGCCGTCCCATTGCCCAGGAAATGCTGCCGCCGCTGGGGGCGGAGGAAGCGGCCGAAAAAATGCCGGAACGTCTTCCTTATATTGTCATCGTGATTGACGAACTGGCCGATCTGATGATGGTGGCCCAGGCCGACGTGGAAAACCATATCGCCCGTCTGGCGCAATTGTCGCGGGCGGTGGGAATCCACATGATTTTGGCGACCCAGCGGCCGTCGGTCAACATCATTACCGGCACAATCAAGGCGAATTTTCCGGCGCGGCTTTCGTTCCAGGTGGCACAGAAGGTTGACAGCCGCACCATTCTTGACACCACCGGCGCCGATAAACTGCTCGGGCGCGGCGACATGCTTTTCCTCCAGCCGGTCTCCAGCAAATTGACACGCGCGCAGGGCGCTCTGACCGGCGATGATGACATTCATGCCATTGTTAATTTCATCAAGGAGCGCTCCCAGCCCAATTATGAGCTGGCCATCAAACAGCACCTTGAAAAGGCGGAAGGGGTTGATTTCTCCGGCGATGACAGCATAGATGAAGACCTGCTGGAAGCGGCCGTCCAGATCATCCGCGAAACCCGCCGGGCCTCCGTCTCCCTGCTTCAGCGCCGGCTTAAAATCGGCTATAACCGCGCCGGCCGCCTGATGGACCGTCTGGAGGAAAAGGGGTTCGTCGGTCCGGTGCACGGTTCGGACCCGCGTGAAATTTTGATTGACCTTGACGCGCAAAACACTTCAAATGTTCAGGAACAGCAGGGAGAAATATAA